Sequence from the Pseudomonas sp. LS.1a genome:
GAAGAGGCCATTACTGCCGAAGAAAACCTATTGGCTCTACCGGCCTCTTCGCAGCACAAGGCTGCTCCTACAAGGACGGCGTAAACCAGGAGGGCTGCAAGGCAGCCCCCGAGGCCCTGAAGGTCAGCGCCGGGCGTACTGGAGCACCACTTCCAGCGGGTGGCGCATCTGCCGTTCGGTCATGCGCTTGACCTGGCTGCGGCACGAGTAGCCCGTGGCCAGCGGCTCGCCTTCCTTGTCCAGCTTGGTCGCCCACGACTGCTCGAAGATGGTCCGCGAGGTGTCCTGGTTGCGCGCCTCGTGCCCATAGGTACCGGACATGCCGCAGCAGCCAGTCGCCTCGGTCACCAGCTTCAGGCCCAGGCGAGCGAACACCTGCTCCCACTGCCTGGTGCTGGCCGGCACGTTGGTCTTCTCGGTGCAGTGCGCCATCAGGCGGAAATTGCCCGGCGCGGTCGCTGCCTGCTCCGGCAGCACATCCATCAACCACTCCTGCGGCAACAGCACCTGCGGGCAACCGTCCAGGCCCGGTACTTTCTGGTACTCCTGGCGATACACCAGGGTCATCGCCGGGTCCAGGCCCACCAGCGGCACGCCGCAGTCGGCCAGGGCCTTGAGCTGGGTGGCGTTGCGGATCGCCGCCTTGGCGAACGCACCGAGGAAGCCTTGCACGTGCAGCGGCTTGCCGTTGGCGCTGTAAGGCGCCAGGAACACCCGGTGGCCCAGGCGGTGCGCCAGGTCGATGAAGGCCGACAACAGCGGCGTCTCGAAGTAACGGGTAAAGGCATCCTGCACCAGCACGATGCTGCGCTCGCGCTGGGCCGGGGTCAGTTCACGCAGGGCCGGCACGCTGGCCACGCCGACGCGGCAGCGGGTCAGGGTAGCCTGGAAGTTGAAGCGGCTGATCAGCGGGCTGTCGACCATGCCGACCTTGTCGGCCAGCAGCTTGCTCACCCACTTTGAGCCCATCACCGCGTTGTACAGCCCGGGCGCATGGGCCAGGTACGGGATGGTGAACTCCAGCGAGCCGATCAGGTAGTCACGCAACGGGCGCTGGTAGCGGCCGTGGTACAGCTCGAGGAAGCGCGAGCGGAAGTCCGGCACGTTGACCTTGATCGGGCACTGCCCGGCGCACGACTTGCACGCCAGGCAGCCGGCCATGGCGTCGTACACCTCATGGGAGAAGTCTTCCTGGCCCTGGCTGCGCGCGCGGTTGTTGCGCAGCCGCGCCGGCAGGCCCTTGAGCCAGGACACCTTGTTGCGCGCTGCCGCCAGCACGTCGATGTTCGCCTCGCCCTGCAGGCGCAGCCATTCGCGCATCAGCGAGGCGCGGCCCTTGGGCGAGTGCTGGCGTTCACGGGTGGCCTTCCACGACGGGCACATGGCGTCGTTGGGGTCGTAGTTGTAGCAGGCGCCGTTGCCGTTACAGTGCACGGCGCTGCCGAAGTCCTGCCACACGCGCTCGTCGATGGTACGGTCGAGGTCGCCGCGCAGGGTCACGCCATCGACCGGGGTCAGGCCCTCGGCACTGCCCAACGGGGTGCAGATCTTGCCCGGGTTGAGCTGGTTGTGCGGGTCGAAAGCGCCCTTCAGGCGCTGCAGCGCCGGGTACAGCTCGCCGAAGTACTCCGGCACGTATTCCGAGCGCAGGCCCTTGCCGTGCTCGCCCCACAGCAAGCCTCCGTAGCTTTTGGTCAGTGCCGCCACGGCGTCGGAAATCGGCTTGACCAGTGCGGCCTGGGCAGGGTCCTTCATGTCCAGCGCCGGGCGCACGTGCAGCACGCCGGCATCGACGTGGCCGAACATGCCGTAGGCCAGGCCGTAGCCATCCAGCAGCGCACGGAAGTCGGCAATGTAGTCGGCCAGTTGCTCTGGCGGTACCGCGGTGTCTTCCACGAACGGTTGCGGGCGTACCTCACCCTCGACGTTGCCCAGCAGGCCCACCGAACGCTTGCGCATGGTATAGACGCGGGTTACCGCTTCGGCACCCTCGGCCAGGGTGTGGCCCAGGCGCTCGACGCTGGTGTCGCTCTGCAGGTGCTGGATGAACGCCTGCACCTTGGCATTGACCTCGGCCGGCTCGTCGCCGCAGAACTCCACCAGGTTGATGCCCAGGGTCGGGCGCTCGGGGTCGGCCGGGAAGTACTCGGCGACGCTGTGCCAGACGATGTCCTTCATCGCCAGCATCAGCACCTTGGAGTCGACGGTCTCGATCGACAGCGGCTTGTGCGCCATCAGCGCATTGGCGTCACGCAGGGCATCCATGAAGCTGGTGTAGCGCACGTTGACCAGCACGGCATATTTGGGGATCGGCAGCACATTAAGCTTGGCCTCGACCACATAGCCCAGCGAGCCCTCGGCACCGCACAGCACGCTGTTGAGGTTGAAGCGGCCCTGCTCGTCGCGCAGGTGCGCCAGGTCATAGCCGGTCAGGCAACGGTTGAGCTTGGGGAAGGTGGTTTCGATGAGATCCGCCTGGGTTTCCTGGATCTGGCGCGCCATGCGGTACACCTCGCCGACCCGGCCGGGCGCGGCACAGGCCTGTTCCAGCGCGGCATCGTCGATCGGCAGGCTGTGCAGGCGCTCGCCACCGAGCAGCACGCTGTGCAGTTCCAGTACGTGGTCACGGGTCTTGCCATAGGTGCAGCTGCCCTGACCGCTGGCATCGGTGTTGATCATGCCGCCGACAGTGGCGCGGTTGGAAGTGGACAGCTCGGGGGCGAAGAACAGCCCGTGCGGCTTGAGCGCGGCGTTGAGCTGGTCCTTGACCGTACCGGCCTGCACCCGTACCCAGCGTTCCTCGACGTTGATTTCGAGGATCTTGTTCATGTGCCGCGACAGGTCGACGACGATACCGTCGGTCAGCGACTGGCCGTTGGTGCCGGTGCCACCGCCGCGCGGGGTCAGCTTGACCTGCTGGAAGCGCGCCTCGGCCATCAGCGTGGCGACCCGCGCCACATCGTCGGCGTCCAGCGGGAACACCGCCGCCTGCGGCAAGCGCTGGTAGATCGAGTTGTCGGTGGCCAGCACCGTGCGGGTGCCGTAGTCGGCACTGATCTGGCCACGGAAGCCGCTGTTGCGCAGGGCTTCGAGGAATTCGGGGTAATTGGCGCTCGGGGCAATGGTCGGCAGCTGGGCGATCATCGAAGGATGGCCTCTTGATATTGGCTAATCACGGGATTCCTGTCGTTCCGGCATGGATAATGACATGCAGGGATGACGTATAAGCCAATGTTCCTGTAGTTTCGCTTCAGGGGCAAACGGATAATCCTGCCGCTATCGATGACTTTCATGAATGAATTACCGCCACCTGACCCCATCCATGTCGCTGCTGCTGGCTTTCGAGGCCGCCGCCCGGCATGAAAGCTACACCCGCGCCGCCGCCGAGCTGTCGCTGACCCAGAGCGCGGTCAGCCGCCAGGTGCAGGCACTGGAGCAGCAGCTGGGCCTGACCCTGTTCCGCCGCGAAGGGCGCCAGGTGCAGCTGACCGATGTAGGTCGCCTGTACCAGCGCGAGCTCAGCGAGGCACTGGGGCGCATCCGCAGCGCCACCTTGCAGGCACTGGCCTACCAGTCGGGGGTGGGCACCTTGCGCCTGGCCACCCTGCCCACCTTCGGCTCGAAATGGCTGCTACCACGGCTGCATGCGTTCTACAGCGCCCACCCGGGCATGCTGGTGCACATTCATTCACGCATCGAAGCCATCAACTTCGACACCAGCGAAATCGACGCCGCCATCGGCGTGGCCAGCCACGACCTGCCGGGGCTGGTCTGTCATCGGCTGCATGCCGAGGAACTGGTGGTGATATTGCCGCCGGAGGCTGGCGCGGACAGCCAGGGCTGGAGCCCGGCACGCATCAGTGAAGAGGTGCTGCTGAATGTGGCCAACAACCCGCATGCCTGGGGCGAGTGGTTCTCGCACCATGGCCTGGCGCACCGGGCGATGCGCCTGGGGCCGAGCTTCGAACTGACCTCGCACCTGATCCAGGCGGTACGAGCCGGGATTGGCATCGGCCTGGTGCCGCGCATACTGGTGGAGGAGGAACTGGCCAAGGGTGAGCTGTACAGCCCCGGGGGGGCATTTGCCAGCCAGCGCAGTTATTACCTGATCTACCCGCCGAGGAATGAGGCGTTGCCGTCGCTGCGGGCGTTTCGTAGCTGGTTGCTGGAGCAGATCTGATTTCTGGCTGTGCCGGCCTCTTCGCGGGTAAACCCGCTCCCACAGATGTAGCGCTGCTCTCGGGTCAGGTGATATCCCTGTGGGAGCGGGTTTACCCGCGAAGAGGCCGGTACAGGCAATAAAAAACCCGAAGCCAGTTCCTGACTTCGGGTTTTTCATACGCTACCTGTAGCGCCTTATCGGGCCACGCTACCAGCAGCCCCAACAGCCTGCGCCTTGCGACGCGGCTTGATCATGTAGGCCACGAACATGGCGAACAGCCACACCGGGATTGCATACACGGAAACCTGGATACCCGGGATCATCAGCATGATGCCCAGGATCAGCACCACGAACGCCAGGCAGATGTAGTTGCCATAGGGGTACCACAGCGCCTTGAACAGCGGCTTCTGGCCGGTGCGGTCCAGGTGCTGGCGGAACTTCAGGTGCGAGTAGCTGATCATCGCCCAGTTGATCACCAGGGTGGCCACCACCAGCGACATCAGCAGTTCCAGCGCGTTCGACGGCATCAGGTAGTTGAGCAGCACGGCAATCAGGGTCACGGCTGCCGACACCAGGATCGAGCGCACCGGTACACCGCGGCTGTCGACCTTGGCCAGCGCCGCCGGGGCGTCACCTTGTTCGGCCATGCCCAGCAGCATGCGGGCGTTGCAGTAGGTGCCGCTGTTGTACACCGACAGTGCCGCAGTCAGGACCACGAAGTTCAACAGGTGGGCGGCCACGTCACTGCCCAGCAGCGAGAACACCTGTACGAACGGGCTGCTGCCGTAGCTGCCACCGGACGCATCGATGCTGGCGACCAGGTTGTCCCACGGGGTCAGCGACAGCAGCACCACCAGGGCACCGACATAGAAGATCAGGATACGGTAGATGACCTGGTTGATCGCCTTGGGGATCACGGTCTTCGGCTTGTCGGCCTCGGCGGCGGTGAAACCGAGCATTTCCAGGCCACCGAAGGAGAACATGATGAAGGCCAGGGCCATCACCAGCCCGCTGACACCGTTGGGGAAGAAGCCGCCATGCGACCACAGGTTGGCCACGGTGGCTTCAGGGCCGCCGCTGCCGCTGGTCAGCAGGTAGGCACCCAGGCCGATCATGCTGACGATGGCCACCACCTTGATGATGGCAAACCAGAACTCGGCCTCACCGAAGAACTTCACGTTCATCAGGTTGATGGCGTTGATCAGCACGAAGAACGCTGCCGCCGTGACCCAGGTGGGGATCTCCGGCCACCAGTAGTGAACATACTTGCCGACCGCCGAAAGCTCCGACATGCCCACCAGGATGTACAGCACCCAGCAGTTCCAGCCTGACAGGAAGCCGGCGAAACCACCCCAGTAGGTGTGGGCGAAATGGCTGAACGAGCCGGCCACCGGCTCTTCGACGATCATTTCGCCGAGCTGGCGCATGATCATGAAGGCGATGAAGCCGCAGATGGCGTAGCCAAGGATCATCGACGGGCCAGCGGATTTCATCACGCCTGCCGAGCCGAGGAACAGGCCGGTACCAATCGCACCACCGAGGGCGATCAACTGGATATGGCGGTTCTTCAGGCCCCGCTTGAGCTCGCCTGAATGCATGTTTTGTCCACTCATGAACGAAGTCACCTGCATTGTTTTTATCTGTGACGGAATCGGACCCACCGCGCTCGTGGCGCAGCGGAATGGGCAAGGTGATTACCTTGGGTTTCTTGACCTCAGGTGCCGCCGGGGCGGGTCAACCAGGCGTGATCAAGAGTGCGCGGTACGCAAAGGAGTCACAGGTAAAACGCGGCGCACTGTATACCCCTGCAAACGCGCAGGCGTCAACGCGTTGCATCGTTTCCTTGGGAAAAAACGCAGCGATCCTGTGGTGTGGGCCTAGAAAGGCGGAGTGATCGGCGTACATGGCGCCTCCATTTGTTGTTTTGTCAGCCTGGCTCTGTGGACAGGCTTTTGCACACGGCAATGACGGCTATAACACCGTGGGGCGGGGGTTTGAGCAAGGGTGGGCGGGGGCGGGGCGGCGGCTTTGGCGCGTTGGCAGCGGCAAGGTTTGTTTACACAGCCGGGATCAATCTGAAATCAGGGCTGAATTCGGCCACAAATGTACAAATTTCTTTACAGGGTGGTTCGAGAACTTGCCAGTTGTCCGAAAATTTCTTTTTGTTCAATATCTTGGGGCCGCTTTGCGGCCCTTTCGCAACACACGGCCGCTCCCGCATGTGACGCGTTTTATTGTGGGAGCGGCCTTGTGTCGCGATGGGCTGCACAGCAGCCCCCAAATTCTCACAGGCATAAAAAAACCAGCCCGAAGGCTGGTTTCTCATTGCTGCACAGGCCAATCAGCCACGCGGCTTGCCGCGGCCACGGCCTGCCGGCTTGTCGCCTTCAGGCTTGCCCGGACGCTTGCGCATCTCGCTCGGGCGCTCGGCCACGGTGCTGCCACGGCCGCTCTTGCGTGGAGACTCTTCACGCGGCTGGCGCGCCGGGCGTTGCTCGGCTGCAGCGCCTTCGTGAGCCGGGCGCAGGTTGCGCACGCGCTCGCCACGGCCCAGCGGACGGGTGGACTTGCGCTGCAGGCGCTCCATCTTGTCCTTGGCCTTGAGCTTCATGGCTGGCAGCGCCACCGGCTGCAGGCCCACTTCAGCGGCGAGGATGTCGATTTCGCCCTGGGTCATTTCACGCCAGCGGCCCATCGGCAGGTCGGAGTTGAGGAACACCGGGCCGAAACGCACGCGCTTCAGGCGGCTGACCACCATGCCCTGGGACTCCCACAGGCGACGCACTTCACGGTTACGGCCTTCCATCACCACGCAGTGGTACCAGTGGTTGAAGCCTTCGCCACCGGGAGCTTTCTGGATGTCGGTAAACTTGGCCGGACCATCTTCCAGCATCACGCCGGCCTTCAGGCGCTCGATCATCTCGTCGTCGACCTCACCCCGCACACGTACCGCGTATTCACGGTCCATCTCGTAGGACGGGTGCATCAGGCGGTTGGCCAGTTCACCGTCGGTGGTGAACAGCAGCAGGCCGGTGGTGTTGATGTCGAGGCGGCCGATGTTGATCCAGCGGCCTTCTTTGGGCCGTGGCAGGCGGTCGAACACGGTCGGGCGGCCTTCCGGGTCGTCACGGGTGCAGATTTCGCCATCGGGCTTGTTGTACATGATCACCCGGCGGGTGGCCTCGGCGGCCTCTTCGCGCTTGATCAGCTTGCCATCCACGGCAATGGCGTCGTGCAGGTCGACGCGCTGGCCGAGGGTGGCCTCGACACCGTTGACCTTGATGCGGCCCTGGCTGATCCAGGCTTCGACGTCACGGCGCGAGCCAACGCCGATGCGCGCCAGCACTTTCTGCAGCTTTTCGCCGGATGGAGGGGTGATTTCGGTATCTTGCAGGTCTTGCTCACTCATCTGGGCACCTCCCGGTGTAGGAATGAAATAAGGGTTCTGGCGACGAACGCGCCAAAAGGCCGCGCATCATACGCGGTTCGGCGGGGGAACGCACTGGAGGGTAGAGGGTTTTGTGGGCTTTGCGAGGGGTTTCTGCCTAATGGTGATGTGTTGTCTGTACCGGCCCTTTCGCGGGCACGCCCGCTCCCACAGGTATAGCGCAGCCCTCAGGACCTGTGATATCCCTGTGGGAGCGGGCGTGCCCGCGAAGAGGCCAGTACAGACAACAAAGGAATCAGGGCAGTGACTTGCCCTCTTCCTCCACCGAGGCCTCAGGCTCTTCCTCACGCAAATCATCAAAATCGGTCTTCAGCCCTTCTTCCATGGCATCCAGTTCCACCAGCAAGCTTCGGAAGCTGGTTTCCTCCTTCGGCTCAACAACCTCTTCCTCCTCCCCAAGGCTGGCATCGGCCAACGCCTGCAAGTGGGCCGGCACCGGCGCATCGTCCGGGTCGAGCAGCGGCTCCGGCTCCATTTCGCGCAGCTCGGCCAAGGCCGGCAGCTCATCCAGGCTCTTGAGGTTGAAGTGGTCAAGAAACGCCTTGGTGGTGGCAAACATCGCCGGCCGGCCGGGCACTTCGCGGTAGCCGACCACGCGGATCCACTCGCGCTCCATCAGGGTCTTGATGATGTTGCTGTTCACCGCCACGCCACGCACATCCTCGATTTCGCCCCGGGTGATGGGCTGGCGATAGGCGATCAGGGCCAGAGTCTCGAGCAGCGCACGTGAATAACGTTGCGGGCGCTCTTCCCACAGGCGCCCGACCCAAGGGGCATAGTCCTCGCGAATTTGCAGGCGGTAGCCGCTGGCCACTTCCTTCAACTCGAAAGCGCGGCCGTTACACGACTTACCCAGCACCTCCAGGGCCTGCTTGAACACCTTGGGTTCGGGGCGCTCGGCCTCTTCGAACAGTTCGTACAGGCGCTCCAGGGATTGCGGCTTGCCCGAAGCCAGCAGAAAGGCTTCGATCAGCGACGCCAGGTCGCGGGGTTCATTCAGGTTCATCAGGTTCTTCAACAAGCGCCGGGCGGAGCCGCACGTGAATGGCGGCGAAAGGTTCATTCTGCACCAGTTCGATCAGCGATTCCTTCACCAGCTCAAGAATCGCCATGAAGGTCACCACCACACCCAGCTTGCCCTCCTCGGCGGCGAACAGCTCGACGAATGGCACGAAACCGCCGCCTTTCAGGCGTTCCAGCACCTGGCTCATGCGCTCGCGGGTGGACAAGGTCTCGCGGGTGATCTGGTGGCTTTCGAACAGGTCGTTGCGGCGCATCACCTCGGCCATCGACACCAGCAGCTCTTCCAGGCTGACCTGGGGCAACAGCTTGCGCACCTTGGCCTGCGGCGCCTCCAGGCGCGGCACCACCACCTCGCGGCCAACCCGTGGCAACGCATCGATGCCTTCGGCGGCGGCCTTGAAGCGCTCGTATTCCTGCAGGCGGCGGATCAGTTCGGCGCGCGGGTCACCCTCCTCCTCCTCGACGTCGGCCGAGCGCGGCAGCAACATGCGCGACTTGATCTCGGCCAGCATGGCCGCCATCACCAGGTACTCGGCGGCCAGCTCCAGGCGCACGCTCTTCATCAGCTCCACGTAGCCCATGTACTGGCGGGTGATTTCCGCCACCGGGATGTCGAGGATGTCGATATTCTGCTTGCGGATCAGGTACAGCAACAGGTCCAGCGGGCCTTCGAAGGCTTCGAGGATGACTTCCAGGGCGTCCGGCGGGATGTACAGGTCCAGCGGCAGCTCGGTCAGGGCTTCGCCATAGACCAGGGCCAGTTGCAGCTGCCGAGGCGTCTCGGCCTGTTCGGCCGGTGCCTCGGGCGTTTCCACCTGGCTCACGCGTTGACCAGGAATGGCGTGGGGTCGCCGCAGCCTTCACGGACCAGTTCCGGTTCATCGCCGGACAGGTCAATGATGGTCGATGCCTTGAGGTCACCGAAACCGCCGTCGATTACCAGGTCGACATGATGCTCCAGGCGCTCGCGGATCTCGTGAGGGTCGGTCATCGGCTCGTCATCACCCGGCAGGATCAGGCTCACGCTCATCAGCGGCTCGCCCAGCTCGGCCAGCAAGGCCAAGGTGATGGCATGGTCCGGCACGCGCAGGCCGATGGTGCGGCGTTTTTCGTGCAGCAGCAGGCGCGGGACCTCGCGGGTACCATTGAGAATGAAAGTGTAAGGCCCGGGCACATGGGCCTTGAGCAGGCGGAAAGTGCCAGTGTCGACCTTGGCATACAACCCCAACTGCGACATGTCGCAGCACATCAGGGTGAAGTTGTGGGTCTTGTCCAGGCCACGCAGGCGGCGCACCCGCTCGATCGCTGCCTTGTTACCGATCTGGCACCCCAGGGCATAGGCCGAGTCGGTCGGATACACCACCACGCCACCCTTGCGAATGATCTCGACGGCCTGTTTGATCAGGCGCACCTGCGGATTCTCCGCATGAATCTGGAAAAATTGGCTCACGTAGTCGTCCTGTTCATACCGCCAAAGGCTGTTCATGGCTGAATCGGCGCCACAGGGGTGGCAGGTCCTCGGGCAAAGGCCGGTAGGCACCGATCTCGCCCCAGGTGCCGGGGCCGTGGAAGTCACTGCCGGCACTTGCCAGCAGGCCGAACTCACGGGTGAGGATGGACATCGTGCCCACCTGCTCGGCTGGCATCATTCCGTTGACCACTTCAAGTGCCTGCCCGCCTGCCTGAATATAGTCGGCAATCAGCCTTCTGCGCTTGCTGCGGGTCAGATCGTAGTGCATGGGGTGCGCCAGGCTCACCCAGGCATTGGACTGGCGCAGGGTGGCGACGGTTTCATCGAGGGTCGGCCAGTGCTGCTTGACGTCCCCCAGCTTGCCGGCGCCCAGCCATTTGCGAAACGCCTCGCCGCGGTCCTTGACGTGCCCGGCACGCACCAGGTACTCGGCAAAATGCGGGCGCGCCGGCGCATTGCCGCTATCGCCCAGCTCGTGCTGCACGGCGCGGGCGCCTTCGAGGGTACCGGGCATGCCCTTGGCCGCCAGCCGTTTGTCGATTTCTTCGGCGCGCAACCAGCGGCCACGGTGCAGCGCTTCGATCGCCGCCAGCAGGGGCGGTGCGTCGAGCGGGAAGTCGTAGCCCAGCACATGGATGGTCGCGCCACCCCAGGTGCACGACAGCTCCACCCCGCTGACCCAGTGCATGCCCTTGTCGCAGCAGGCCTGGCGCGCCTCGGGCAGGCCTTCGATGGTGTCATGGTCGGTCAGTGCCAGCGTTTGCACCCCGTGCTCATGGGCCCGGGCGACCAGTGTCGAGGGCGACAGGGCGCCGTCGGAGGCCGTGCTGTGACAGTGCAGATCAACATTCATGGAGGAGCGCTTTCGCTGGAATCGATGTTTGTTATTATGCCGTCACATCCCGATTCTGGCTGCCATTGTGAAACAATTCATCGATTTCATCCCGCTGCTGCTGTTCTTCATCGTCTACAAGCTCGACCCGCGCCCTATGGAAGTCGCCGGCCACAGCTTCGAATTCGGTGGTATCTACAGCGCCACGGCCATGCTGATCATCAGCTCGCTGGTGGTCTACGGCGCGCTGTTCCTGCGCCAGCGCAAGCTGGAAAAGGGCCAGTGGCTGACCCTGGTGGCCTGCCTGGTGTTCGGCGGCCTGACCCTGACCTTCCACAGCGAAACCTTCCTCAAGTGGAAGGCGCCGGTGGTGAACTGGCTGTTCGCCCTGGGCTTCGCCGGCAGCCACTTCGTCGGCGACCGGGTGCTGATCAAGCGCATCATGGGCCACGCCCTGAGCCTGCCCGATGCCATCTGGGCCCGCCTGAACCTGGCATGGATCGGCTTCTTCCTGTTCTGCGGCGCGGCCAACCTGTTCGTCGCCTTCACCTTCCAGGACTTCTGGGTCGACTTCAAGGTGTTCGGCAGCCTGGGCATGACCGTGATATTCCTGGTGGCGCAGGGCGTGTACCTGTCGCGCCACCTGCACGACGACCCATCTACCTCCAAACCCAAGGATTGACATGCTCTACGCCATCATCGCCAGCGACGTCGCAAACTCCCTGGAAAAGCGCCTGGCTGCCCGCCCGGCGCACATCGAACGCCTGCAGCAGCTGAAGGCCGAGGGCCGCGTGGTACTGGCCGGCCCGCACCCGGCCATCGACAGCAACGACCCGGGCGAAGCGGGTTTCAGCGGTAGCCTGATCGTTGCCGAGTTCGAATCGCTGGCTGCGGCACAGGCCTGGGCCGATGCCGACCCTTACATTGCGGCCGGTGTGTACGACAAGGTGGTGGTCAAGCCGTTCAAGCAAGTACTGCCTTGATCTGAGACCGCGTGGGCTTCTTCGCGGGTAAACCCGCTCCCACAGGGACGGCGCAGGCTTCAAGCTTGCACTTTCCCTGCGGGAGCGGGTTTACCCGCGAAGAAGGCCACGCGGTACCAGCAGTTATACTGTTGCCATCAGTCTGCGGTATCTTTGCCACTGGCGGGCCGATTTAGCCGCCGTCAATGGTTGAATTGAGTGAGTCATGAGCGAGCTGTTACTGATTGATGATGACCAGGAGCTGTGCGAGCTGCTCGGCAGCTGGCTGACCCAGGAGGGATTTACCGTGCGCGCCTGCCACGATGGCCAGAGCGCCCGCCAGGCCCTGGCTACGCATGCCCCGGCAGCCGTGGTGCTGGACGTGATGCTGCCCGACGGCAGTGGCCTGGAACTGCTCAAGCAGTTGCGCAGCGAGCATGCCGAGCTGCCGGTGCTGATGCTCTCGGCCCGCGGCGAGCCGCTGGACCGCATCCTCGGCCTGGAACTGGGCGCCGATGACTATCTGGCCAAACCCTGCGACCCGCGTGAACTCACCGCTCGCCTGCGTGCCGTGCTGCGCCGCAGCCACCCCACCGCCACCACCAGCCAGGTGGAACTGGGCGACCTGGTCTACAGCCCGGCTCGTGGCGTGGCCAGCATCGATGGCCGCGAAATGACCCTGACCCTGTCCGAAAGCCGCATTCTCGAGGCCCTGCTGCGCCAACCCGGCGAGCCGCTGGACAAGCAGGAACTGGCGCAGATCGGCCTGGGCCGCAAGCTGACCCTGTACGACCGCAGCCTGGACATGCACGTCAGCAACCTGCGCAAGAAGATCGGCCCCCACGCCGATGGCCGGCCACGCATCGTCGCCCTGCGCAGCCGCGGCTATTACTACTGCCTCTGAACATCTTTACCGAGCCTTTACCATCCGCTGACCGCGCTTGACGGTGATCTCCCTAGACTGTGCTCATCCGGTAACCACCGGCCTATGTAAAGGAGAGACACCATGCGCAAGACCCTTATCGCCCTGATGTTCGCCGCCGCCCTGCCGACCGTGGCCATGGCCATGCCTGAAGGCGGCCCGCGCCACGACGGCCCGCATCATCGCGGTGATGCGCCTTTCCACCAACTGGACCTGAGCCGTGACCAGCGCCAGCAGATCGGCAAGCTGATGGGCGAGCAGATGAAACAGCGCCGCGACATCACCGAGCGCTACCTGTCCAAGCTGCCGGCCGCCGACCAGAAAGCGATGAAGGACGAACTGCAGGCCAACCGCGACAAGACCGACAGCGCGGTCCGTGCCCTGCTCAAGCCTGAGCAGCAGAAGAAGTTCGACGAACTGCAGAAGGAACGCGCCGCACAGAAAGCAGAATGGCAGGAGTTCCAGGCCTGGAAAGCTGAAAAAGGCAACAAGGCCCAGTAAGCTGTCCGCCCGATGCCCGGCCCGCCTCAGTGCGAGCCGGGCGTTTCTCGTTTGCAGGAGGTGCACTTGCGTTCACTGTTCTGGCGCATCCTGGCCAGTTTCTGGCTGGCCATCACCCTGGTTGCGGGCCTGTCGATCCTGCTGGGCCATATGCTCAACCAGGACGCCTGGATCCTCAGCCGCCACCCGGGCCTTAATACCCTGGCCAGCAAGTGGGCCAAGCATTACGAGCAGGAAGGCCTGGCTTCGGCACAGCACTTCCTGGAACGGCGCAAGGACCGCTACAAGATCGACGTGCAGGTGCTCGATGACAGTGGCGAAGCCGTGGTGCCCGGCACCTTCCCGCGCCGTGCGGCGGCCTTCGAGGCACGCCAGCACAATGACCAGCGGCGCCTGCCGTGGCGCCGGCTGACCGAGGAATACACCAGCCCCGACACCGGCGAGACC
This genomic interval carries:
- a CDS encoding amino acid permease; this encodes MSGQNMHSGELKRGLKNRHIQLIALGGAIGTGLFLGSAGVMKSAGPSMILGYAICGFIAFMIMRQLGEMIVEEPVAGSFSHFAHTYWGGFAGFLSGWNCWVLYILVGMSELSAVGKYVHYWWPEIPTWVTAAAFFVLINAINLMNVKFFGEAEFWFAIIKVVAIVSMIGLGAYLLTSGSGGPEATVANLWSHGGFFPNGVSGLVMALAFIMFSFGGLEMLGFTAAEADKPKTVIPKAINQVIYRILIFYVGALVVLLSLTPWDNLVASIDASGGSYGSSPFVQVFSLLGSDVAAHLLNFVVLTAALSVYNSGTYCNARMLLGMAEQGDAPAALAKVDSRGVPVRSILVSAAVTLIAVLLNYLMPSNALELLMSLVVATLVINWAMISYSHLKFRQHLDRTGQKPLFKALWYPYGNYICLAFVVLILGIMLMIPGIQVSVYAIPVWLFAMFVAYMIKPRRKAQAVGAAGSVAR
- the ydiJ gene encoding D-2-hydroxyglutarate dehydrogenase YdiJ, which codes for MIAQLPTIAPSANYPEFLEALRNSGFRGQISADYGTRTVLATDNSIYQRLPQAAVFPLDADDVARVATLMAEARFQQVKLTPRGGGTGTNGQSLTDGIVVDLSRHMNKILEINVEERWVRVQAGTVKDQLNAALKPHGLFFAPELSTSNRATVGGMINTDASGQGSCTYGKTRDHVLELHSVLLGGERLHSLPIDDAALEQACAAPGRVGEVYRMARQIQETQADLIETTFPKLNRCLTGYDLAHLRDEQGRFNLNSVLCGAEGSLGYVVEAKLNVLPIPKYAVLVNVRYTSFMDALRDANALMAHKPLSIETVDSKVLMLAMKDIVWHSVAEYFPADPERPTLGINLVEFCGDEPAEVNAKVQAFIQHLQSDTSVERLGHTLAEGAEAVTRVYTMRKRSVGLLGNVEGEVRPQPFVEDTAVPPEQLADYIADFRALLDGYGLAYGMFGHVDAGVLHVRPALDMKDPAQAALVKPISDAVAALTKSYGGLLWGEHGKGLRSEYVPEYFGELYPALQRLKGAFDPHNQLNPGKICTPLGSAEGLTPVDGVTLRGDLDRTIDERVWQDFGSAVHCNGNGACYNYDPNDAMCPSWKATRERQHSPKGRASLMREWLRLQGEANIDVLAAARNKVSWLKGLPARLRNNRARSQGQEDFSHEVYDAMAGCLACKSCAGQCPIKVNVPDFRSRFLELYHGRYQRPLRDYLIGSLEFTIPYLAHAPGLYNAVMGSKWVSKLLADKVGMVDSPLISRFNFQATLTRCRVGVASVPALRELTPAQRERSIVLVQDAFTRYFETPLLSAFIDLAHRLGHRVFLAPYSANGKPLHVQGFLGAFAKAAIRNATQLKALADCGVPLVGLDPAMTLVYRQEYQKVPGLDGCPQVLLPQEWLMDVLPEQAATAPGNFRLMAHCTEKTNVPASTRQWEQVFARLGLKLVTEATGCCGMSGTYGHEARNQDTSRTIFEQSWATKLDKEGEPLATGYSCRSQVKRMTERQMRHPLEVVLQYARR
- a CDS encoding LysR substrate-binding domain-containing protein, whose protein sequence is MNYRHLTPSMSLLLAFEAAARHESYTRAAAELSLTQSAVSRQVQALEQQLGLTLFRREGRQVQLTDVGRLYQRELSEALGRIRSATLQALAYQSGVGTLRLATLPTFGSKWLLPRLHAFYSAHPGMLVHIHSRIEAINFDTSEIDAAIGVASHDLPGLVCHRLHAEELVVILPPEAGADSQGWSPARISEEVLLNVANNPHAWGEWFSHHGLAHRAMRLGPSFELTSHLIQAVRAGIGIGLVPRILVEEELAKGELYSPGGAFASQRSYYLIYPPRNEALPSLRAFRSWLLEQI
- the rluB gene encoding 23S rRNA pseudouridine(2605) synthase RluB; this encodes MSEQDLQDTEITPPSGEKLQKVLARIGVGSRRDVEAWISQGRIKVNGVEATLGQRVDLHDAIAVDGKLIKREEAAEATRRVIMYNKPDGEICTRDDPEGRPTVFDRLPRPKEGRWINIGRLDINTTGLLLFTTDGELANRLMHPSYEMDREYAVRVRGEVDDEMIERLKAGVMLEDGPAKFTDIQKAPGGEGFNHWYHCVVMEGRNREVRRLWESQGMVVSRLKRVRFGPVFLNSDLPMGRWREMTQGEIDILAAEVGLQPVALPAMKLKAKDKMERLQRKSTRPLGRGERVRNLRPAHEGAAAEQRPARQPREESPRKSGRGSTVAERPSEMRKRPGKPEGDKPAGRGRGKPRG